A window of Halopseudomonas sabulinigri genomic DNA:
ATGGCGACCCGGTGTCTGGCGGATATCCACACCATCGAGCAGGTGCCCTTGGCCAGCCGTAACTTGCCGGCCAGTACCTACGCGGCACTGCGCGCGGCTGCGGATCGTCACCCTGCCGCGCTGGCGCTGCGCTTTGTACCCGATGTGCGAGACCTGCAGGCGAGTCATGCCTGGAGCTACAGCGAATTACTGGCCGAGATCACCCGTGTCGCTAATACGCTGAACGCAATTGCTCTTGGTAAGGATGATGTCGTCGCCTTCCTGTTGCCAAACCTGCCGGAAACCCACTTCGTGATCTGGGGCGGCGAGGCGGCTGGCGTAGTGATGGCGGTCAATCCGTTGCTGGAGGCAGAACAGATTGCCAAGCTGTTGCGTGCTGCCAACGCCCGGGTTGTGGTAACGCTGGCGCCCACTCCAGGTACCGACCTGTGGGAAAAAATCAGCAGCATCGCTGACGATCTGCCCAGCGTAAGCCATTACTTCTGGGTCAGCATGGCGCCCTACGTCGCCCCGGCTCAGCGCGAAGCCTTGCAGCAACTGGGCGAACAGCGGCGTGCCGAGCATGCCGCACTGGATATTCGCTGGCTGCATCACAGCATGCAGGCGCAGGCGGCTGATGCCCTGGATAGCGGGCGGGACATTCAAGGGTCGGACCTTTCCTCGTTATTTTGCACTGGCGGTACCACAGGGCTGCCGAAGATCGCCCGACGCACCCATGCCAGCGAGGTATTCAATGCCTGGGCCATGTCGGAGAACCTGCAGCCGCAGGCCCAGGGCCAGGTGTATTTCTGCGGGCTGCCACTGTTTCACGTTAACGGCCAGCTGGTTACCGGGCTGATGCCATGGATGCGCGGTGATTCAGTGCTGATCGGCAGTGCGAAGGGCTATCGCGGTGACGGCGTTCTGGAGAACTTCTGGGCACTGGTCGAACGTTATCGGGTGAGCTTCTTTTCGGGTGTGCCGACGGTCTACTCCAGTCTTTTGCAGTACCCGGTGGGTGGCCGCGACATTGGTTCGCTGAAGTACGCATTGTGCGGCGCAGCTCCAATGCCAGTGGCACTGTTCAATACGTTCGAGCAGGTCACAGGTGTGCGGATTCTGGAGGGCTACGGGCTCACTGAAGGGGCATGTGTATCGTCCTCTAACCCGGCGGATGGCGAGCGCCGCGTTGGTTCTATTGGTCTGCGCCTGGCCTATCAGCATATGCGCGCGGTGGTGTTGGATGACGAAGGTGGCTATCTGCGCGATGCCCCAACCAACGAAGCTGGCCTGTTGGTTATTCGAGGGCCCAACGTGTTTGCCGGCTACATCGAGGCGGCCCACAACCAGAGTGTCTGGATCGAGATCGACGGTGAGCAGTGGCTCAACACCGGCGACCTGGGGCGTCAGGACGCCGATGGGTATTTCTGGCTGACCGGTCGCAAGAAGGAACTGATCATTCGCGGCGGCCACAACATCGACCCGGGGCAAATCGAGTCGGTCCTGCAGTCGCATCCGGATGTTGGCCTGTGCGCTGCGGTCGGCAGCCCCGATGCGCATGCCGGTGAAGTGCCAGTGGCCTATGTCCAGCTGCGCGTTGGTGCGGTTGTAAGCGAAGCGCAGTTGCAGGCCTTTGCCTCTGAGCACATCAGCGAGCGGGCGGCTGTTCCCAAGCGTATTCATGTGGTCGAGGCGCTGCCGACGACCGCGGTTGGCAAGTTGTTCAAGCCAGCTCTGCAACAGCAGGAAATACGCAACACCCTACAGGCAGAAGTCGAGCGGGCGGGCCTGCGGAACCTTGGCTTTGACGTAGTGCAGGACGCCAGCAGAGGCTTGCTGGCGCGGATTGACGGGCAGGTTTCTGCCGCCTTTCGAGAGGCTATCGAGAGGTACGCTTTCAAGGTCGAGTGGATCGACTGAGACGCTGTCTGGTGGTTTCCGGTTGCTGTCTGGGAGTGGATGGCAGCAGGCGTGGTTGGGTTCAACATCAATAACAAGAAGGAAAGAAGATGAATACAAGAACAATATGTGCTTTTCCTGTCTTCCTCGGGTTGTGCGGCGTCTTTGCAACGCCGGCCTTTGCGCTGAATTTCACCCTGGGCGAGGTTGAAGGGCAGCTCGACTCGGTGCTGTCGATTGGCTCCAGCTGGTCGACCCAGTCACGCGAGCAAGAGCTGCTGGCATCCAGTGGCGATGATGGGCGCCGCAACTTCGACAAGGGCGATGCCTTTTCCACGGTTTTCAAAGGTATCCATGACCTGGATCTGCGCTATCACGACTCCGGGGTCCTGGTGCGTGGCCGCTATTGGTACGATTTCGAGCTGGCCGACGGCGATCATCCGTTCAAGGAGATCAGCGACGACGGCCGCGCGAATATGGCCCAAAGCTCCGGCTTTCAGCTGCTGGATGCGTTCTTCTATCACAACTACCAGGTCGGTGATCTGGGCGGTACCGTGCGTATCGGCCGGCAGGTGATCAACTGGGGCGAGAGTACCTTTATTCGTGGCGGCATCAATGGCATGAATCCGGTAGACATCTCGGCCCTGCGCCAGCCGGGCGCCGAGATCAAGGAAGGTTTGTTGCCGGCAAATACCTTCTTTATCTCCCAGGCACTGACCGACAGTTTCACGCTGGATGCTTTCTACCAATTTGAATGGCAGAAGACGGTGGTCGATAACTGCGGCACTTTCTTCGCTGCTAACGACTTCGTCGCCGACGGTTGTGGCGGCGCCACCGTTGGCCCGGTGCTGGACCAGAACGCCATTGCTCAGGCGGCGCTGAGCCCTTTTGGTGTCAACTTGACCAGCGAAGGTGTTGAAATCAAACGCATGCGCGACAAGGAGCCGCGAGACAGCGGGCAGTTCGGGGTCGCCGGGCGTTGGTATGTTGGCAGTCTCGATGCCGAGATTGGCGCCTACTTCGCCAACTACCATAGCAAGCAGCCCTACGTCAGCTCGCGCTTCAGTCCGAATGTGGAGGACACCGCGTTTGTACCGCAGCTGTGTGCCAACGTCGGGCTGGCAGGGCCAGCTTGTGGTGCGCTGATGGGCAGCCAGCTTGGGCCGGCACTGGTGGCGGCCTATCGTATGGGTACCGCCGGGTATTACATCGATTACCCCGAGGACATCCGTCTCTATGGCCTGAGCTTTAGCACTGCGCTGGATATTGGTACCAGCCTGGCGGGGGAGATCAGCTACCGGCCAAACATGCCGATCCAGCTCAACTCCGTGGATCAGACCATCGCGGCCGTCGGCATTCCGGCTAACACCCCGTTGCTGTCATCGGGCGAATATACCGCGACCAATAACGGCTTCTTCAACGGCTACCAGCGCAAGGAAGTCACCCAGGCGCAGATGACCGCTATCCACATGTTCGACCGCGTGATGGGCGCTGATCGCTTTACGCTGATCGCCGAGGCGGGGGCAACCTATGTTGGCGGCCTGGAAGGTAAGGGCGGGCTGCGCTATGGCCGTGCCAACACCTTTGGCCAGGGCGAACTCTACCCCGATAACAGCTTGTGCGGCGGCCCCCATTGCAATGACGAGGGCTTTGTCACCGACTTCTCTGCCGGATATCGCATGCGCGGCGTGTGGGATTACAGCAGCCTGATTGCCGGGGTGGAACTGCGCCCAAGCGTGACCTGGTCGCATGACGTTTATGGCTATGCCCCCTCGCCAGGCTTCGAGGAAGGCGCCCGTGCCATCGCGCTGGGCGTTGATGCGACCTACTTGAACCAGTATGGCGCCGGTATCAGCTACACCAACTTCTTTGGCGGCAAGTACAACACTGCCGTAGATCGCGACTTTCTGTCGCTCAGCTTCAGCGTGTCCTTCTAAGGAGGCCCCATGAAAACCCGTATTTCCTTGCTTTCTGTACTAGCGCTTGCGCTGGCGGCTGCGCAGGCCAACGCGGCCGTGTCGGCTGATGAAGCCGCTCAATTGGGCGCAAGCCTCACACCCACTGGCGCTGAGCGTGCCGGCAATGCCGACGGCTCTATACCTGAGTGGACCGGCGGCCTGCCAGAGAACGCCGGCAGCGTGGATGCCGCCGGCCGCCCTGCCAACCCTTATGCTAACGAGCAACCGCTGTTTGTCATCACAGCGGCTAATATGGATCAGTACCAAGCTCTGTTGAGCGACGGTCACAAGGCCATGCTGCGCCGCTATACCGACAGCTTCCGCCTGCCGGTTTATGCTAGCCACCGCAGTGCGGCGTTGCCTCAGTCGGTCTACGATGCGATTGCGCAAAACGCCGTAAAGACCACCATGGTGGATGGTGGCGCCGGGCTGAAGAACTTCTCTATCGCCACGCCTTTCCCAATCCCCAAGGCGGCCAAGGAGGTGGTTTGGAACCACATTGGTCGATATCGCGGTGGCAGTGCACGCCGTCAGGTAATTCAGACAGCGCCGCTGGTCGATGGCACCTTTGTGCCGGTGCTGATGCAGCAGCAGTTCAGCTACCGCGACCAGTTGAAGGACTTTGATCCGGCCAACCCGGACAATGTGCTGTATTACTTCATGCAGGAAATCAAGTCGCCAGCGCGGTTGTCCGGCAGCATCGTGCTGGTTCACGAAACGCTGGATCAGGTCAAGGAGCCACGGCGAGCCTGGCTCTACAATGCTGGCCAGCGCCGTGTACGTCGTGCGCCGCAGGTATCCTATGACGGCCCTACTCCGGCCACAGACGGCCAGCGGGTTGCCGACAATCTGGACATGTTCAACGGCGCGATGGACAAGTACGACTGGGAGCTTAAAGGCAAGCGCGAGGTGCTGATGCCCTATAACAACTTCCAGATCGACTCTCCGAGCCTGAGCTATGACGATTTGATTCAGCCCGGACACCTCAACCCTGATGCCCTGCGTTACGAGCAGCACCGGGTCTGGGTGGTAGAAGCCACCCTAAAGCCGGACGAGCGTCATATCTACGCCAAGCGGGTGTTCTATATCGACGAGGACACCTGGCAGATCTCGCTGGCCGAGCAATACGATGCACGGGGACAACTGTGGCGGGTTTCGGAGGGCTTTATGATTCCACTGTATGACCGCAAGATTCCCTGGTTAGCCGCTGAGTCTATCTCTGACCTGCTCAATGGGCGCTATTCGGTATTCGGGCTGCGTAACGAAATCAACAGTCCGATCGAGTTCGGATTTACTGCCAGTTCATCGGAATACACGCCTAACGCGCTGCGTAACTCTGGCGTTCGGTAGTGCTTCTTGCTGCTCCGTTGCGGTAATTGCTGCGACGCTTTGCCGCCCGGTATCGGGCGGCTTTTTTTGCGTCAGGCCGTCTGGTACTGATGAAGGGCTTATATAACAAGAGGGTTTTGAATGTTCCGCTTTTGTGCGTTGTCCAGAGGCTGCCTCAAGCTGTCGATACTGCTGTTGTGTACCCTGACGGCCGTCACTGCGCAGGCTCGTTCTGAAAAGCCCAATGTGCTGTTCATCGTGGCCGATGACTTGGGCTTCAGTGATATCAGCCCTTTTGGCGGTAGCGAGATTCATACCCCGAACTTGCAGCGCTTGGCCGAGCAGGGTGTGGCATTTACCAACTTCCACACGCTGCCCACCTGCGCGCCCACGCGCTCGGTGCTGCTGACTGGCGCGGATAATCACTTGGCCGGCAAGGGCGCGCAAGTCATTACCCCGGAGCAGCAGGGGCACGATGGCTATGAAGGACACCTCAACGACCGTGTGGTGACCTTGGCTGAAGTGCTCGGCAAGGCCGGTTATCGCACCTATTTCTCTGGCAAGTGGCATCTGGGCGATGAGCCTGAATATGCGCCGTTCAATCGTGGCTTTCAGGAATCCTTTGCGCTGTTGCCAGGCGGTGCCAGCCATTACGCTGACATGCGCCCGCTGCATCCGGCTGAGCCTGTGGTCTATACCCGCAACGGCAAGATTGTTGATAGTTTGCCAGCGGATTTTTACTCAACCCGCAACTACACGGACTACCTGATTGACTGGCTGCAACGCGACGCTGCCAGTGATCAGCCGTTCTTTGCCTATCTTGCCTACACCGCACCGCATGACCCCTTGCAGGCACCGGAGGAGTACATCCGCAAATATGACGGTGTTTACGACGAGGGATACGGGAAACTGCGTGCAGAGCGCTACGAACGGCTCAAAGCGCTTGGTGTCTTCGCCGACGTGCCGCTGCCACCGTGGCCGGAGCTGATTGCCGAGTGGGACTCGTTGCCCGAGTCTGAAAAAGCCCTGCGACGTCGCGACATGCAGATCTACGCCGCCATGATCGATTACATGGACGAGCAGATTGGCCGCGTGCTCGACGTGCTGCAGCAGCAGGGCCAATTGGATAACACCTTGATTGTGTTTTTGAGCGACAACGGTGCCAACGGTACGCCACCGAAGATCTATCCGGCGCATACCCGCGCCTTCCATGAGAGCTTTGATAACAGCCTGGAAAATCGCGGTGCGCCTGGCTCTTTCGCCTCGCAGGGACCGGGCTGGGCGACGGCCAGCGGCGGTGGCCTGAACCTATTCAAGTATTTCGTCTATGAGGGTGGAATCCGCACGCCGGCCATCATGGTCTTGCCCGGTGCGCAGCAAGCGGGCATTCGGTCGGCTGCGTTCACGCACGTAAGGGATATCGTGCCCACGGTATTGGATGCTGTGCATCTCGTGCACCCTGGTCAGCAGGATTCTAGTTTGGCCCCGCTGGAAGGGCGCACGCTGCTTCCGCTGCTAAGGGGTAAGACTGCTTCGACGACACCCTACGAAGTGGGTTACGAGTTGCATGGCTCGCGTGCTTACATCCGCGATAATTGGAAGGTGGTGCAGTCGGCAATACCCGCTGGAACAGGGCAGTGGCAGCTGTTTGATTTGAGTTCTGATCCGGCTGAGGTAAACGATCTGGCAGGTGAATACCCTGAAAGGCTTGCTGAACTCAAGCGAGCGCAGGCCGCCTACGAGCAAAAAAACGGTGTGATCTACAGCCCACCAGGATTCATCAGCAAAGCGCAGATGCTCAGCGCCATCCTGCTCTGTTTATTGGCAGCGGGTGCATTGCTGCAAATACTGCTGCAGCTGCGCACTGGCAGTACAAGAAGTGTGTTGCGGCTGTTGTCTGCCGGCATACGGATAGCTCTATCTGCAGCGCTGCTGATGGATTGGCGTATTGGTCTTTTCTACTTGCTGTGCGGTCTGCAGCTGATTGATCTGTTGATGGCTTTACGGGGGCAGCGTTGGCTGCGTGCGCTACTTGGCGGTGGGTTGTTGCTGCTGGTAGTGGCGCTTGTCTGTTTACTGCATTCAGGGCTGGGTCTTTGGGTGCTTCTGCAGGACTACTGAGCAAGTGCTGCTGTATCCAAGTGTATTGATATATCTCAGATGGGCGCAGAGACAGGGGCCGGATAGATGAATGACAAAGTTTGCCTGACCTGTCAGGGCGACGTGCTTTGCATTGGGCTTAACCGGCCTGACAAGCTGAATGCCATGGATATTGATCTCTATGTGCAACTGGCAGAGGCCTATGGCCGGTTGGATGGCGACCCTTCACTCCGCTGCGGCGTGCTCTACGCAGAAGGGGCTCACTTCACTGCCGGGCTGGAGTTGGACCAATGGGCTGAACAGTTCCGAAAGGGATGTTTCCCTAAGCTGCCAGCTGTCGCTTGCGATCCTTTCGGTCTGGACCCTGATCGACGGCTATCCAAACCCATGGTGGTTGCAGTGCAAGGTATCTGTTTTACCGCCGGGTTGGAGCTCATGTTGGCCGGCGATATCAGGGTCGCCTCCGAGGATTGCCGCTTTGGCCAGATTGAGGTGAAGCGCGGGCTTTATCCAGTGGGCGGCGCGACTGTGCGCTTTATCCAGAATATGAGCTGGGGCAATGCAATGCGCTACCTGCTGACCGGCGATGAGTTCTGCGCCCGGGAAGCGTACCGGCTTGGGCTGGTTCAAGAGGTGTGTGAGGTTGGTCAGGCATTCGAGCGGGCGCTAGATATCGCGCAGCGCATTGCCCGGCAGGCGCCGCGTGCCGTTCTGCAGACGCTGAGCAGTGCGCGGAAATCGCTGGATGAGGGCGGACTGGAGGCTATTGATCGGCTCATTCCCGATCTGCTGCCGCTCCTTGGTAGTGAGGACTTTTCTGAAGGCGTAGCTTCTTTCCTTGAGCGCCGGCCGGCCCGTTTTGTAGGGCGTTGAATTTTCTATGGTTAGCGCTGCCGCCCTGCCAGCAGGTGTGAGCCGCGAGCGACTGTATTTCAATTAGTTGGATTTCTACGAGGTAAATATGAGCATCAGGCTGCTGAACGAGCGCGAGCTGAACTTCCAGCTATATGAAGTGCTGGATACGGAAGCACTGCTGCAGCGACCGCGTTATGCAGAGCATGACCGCGCCGTATTTGACGCGACACTGGAAACGGCGCGGGCTATAGCGACCGACTATCTTGCTCCGCACAATCAGAAGGGGGACGCCAACGAGCCGACATTTGATGGTGAAAAGGTGACCCTGATTCCGGAAACCAAGGTCGCATGGGCTGCCTTGTCGCAGGCTGGCTTTCATGCCGCGCACCACGATGCAGAGTATGGCGGTTTGCAGTTACCAGAGGTAATTCTGCGTACCTGTGTGGCCTATTTTTCTGCTGCCAATATCGCCACGGCGGCCTATTCCTTTTTGACAATAGGCGCGGCTAACCTGGTAAAAAGCTTTGCCAGCGATGCCCTGCGCGATCGTTTTCTGCCGCCGATGCTGGATGGTCGTTACAGTGGCACCATGGCGCTGACCGAGCCAGGCCAGGGTTCGGCTTTGGGCGACATACGAACCTCCGCGCGCCAGAGCGCGGATGGGAGCTATCGCGTTTTTGGTCAGAAAATGTTCATTTCCGGTGGTGACCATGAGCTGACCGAGAACATTGTGCACATGGTGTTGGCACGCATAGAGGGCGCGCCAGCCGGGGTCAAGGGCATTTCCTTGTTTCTGGTACCCAAGGTGCTGGTGAATGACGCAGGTCATCTTGGCAAACGTAATGATGTGGCCTTGGCGGGGCTGCTGCACAAGATGGGGTATCGCAATACCACCTCAACGGTGCTCAGCTTCGGCGAGCAGGGCGGCGCGGTGGGATACCTGGTCGGTGAGCCCAATAAGGGCCTGTCATACATGTTCCAGATGATGAACGAAGCACGTATCGGCGTCGCCCTCGGTGCATCGGTCCTGGCGTACCAGAGCTACCTGCATGCGCTGGATTATGCCCGCGAACGCCCACAGGGACGAGCCCCTGCGAGCAAGGATCCGCTATCGCCTCAAGTGCGTATTGTTGAACATGCGGACGTTCGGCGGATGCTGCTGCAACAGAAAGTCTATGCAGAAGGCAGTCTGAGTCTGTGCCTGTACGCCAGCAGCCTGTTCGAGGACGCCCACACCGCGCCGACCGCTTCCGCCCGTGAAGATGCGGCCGAGCTGCTTGATTTACTGATCCCGATGGTTAAATCCTACCCGTCAAAATACGGCGTCCTGGCCTCGGATCTGGGTATTCAGATACTGGGGGGCTCAGGTTACATCCGTGAATACCCCTTGGAGCAGTACTACCGAGACAACCGTCTGAATCCTATTCACGAAGGTACCGAAGGCATTCACGGGCTTGACCTGCTGGCGCGAAAACTTAGCCAGCGCGGTGGCAAGGGGTATCGCCTGTTTCTGCAGGCTGCACGCAGCAGTATTGAAAGTGCCTCTGGCGCGTGTACTGAAATAGCCGCAGCACTGGCAGACGCGCTCGCTATCCTCGAACAAGTTAGTACTGACCTGCTGGCGCAGGTGAACGCGAATACAGATGCTGGGCTCGCCAACGCCACGGCTTATCTGGACTTATTCGGGCGAGTGCTGGTCGGTTGGATCTGGTTGCGCCAGGCCATGGTTGCCGACCGGGCGTTGGAGGCCGGCACAGGCAGCGATGAAACAGCCTTTTATCAAGGCAAAATCCATGCGGCGCGCTATTTCATGAACTGGGAACTGGCTGGTCTCGCGAGTCAGGCACGTTTGCTCAGTGCAGGAGACAGTTTGACCTATGACATGCAGGATAAGTGGTTTTAAGGAGGACTATTGTTGTTCGCTCATGGGCTTACAACCTTCGGGTCGTAGGGTAACCGAACTCTTGGTGTAACGAGTTGCGCAGTATCTGCTGCCGATGCTCCACAGCGAGGACTTTGCCGAAGATGTCGCGTCATTTCTGGGGCGCCGGGCTGCGAACTTAAAGGGGCGTTGATCCGTCGAGATCGCGGGCCGCACAAACTGCGTCGCCACTAGTGCGCCTAGCTGTGATCTTTCAGTAGGTTGTTCATTCGGGACATACCCGGCAGATTGGAGGTGCGAAACAACAAGCCCCCGGAGCCCCGAATGAACAACCACAAAAATGCCCGATTAACTGTCCATGGTCGAGCCCTTTTGATCACGCGTATCCTTGAAGATGGTCTGCGCCCCTGCGAAGCTGCCCAAGCGATGGGTGTCAGCCTGCGTAGTGCTGACGCGCTACCTGGATGCTGCTCCTGTGTCCATCGACAACTATGCGGTCGAGTACCGGATCAGGCCGTGGGCGCTTGGCAGGTAAAACAGGCTCTCTGCGGGATCGTTGCGCAGCGGTAAGCGGGCTGCTGGGATCATAAGCCTGACCCAGTCGACTTGCATGAATGGCCATGACCCGTATGTCTACCGCAACGACATGCTGACGCGGTTGCCAATGCAGGAGGCTAGCGAGATCGACCAACTGCTACCGCGTCAGTGGATGTCGGGCTGATCGGCGCGCGGTGTATTCCCAGTACGCTTACCGTGTATGGCGTGGTTACAACGACAGAAGAGTTCCTCGCAAGCTGATTCCAGCCCCCGATGCTGAGCTGGTACTCCCTAGAGACTGGACACTTGCAAGCTTAGTTCTTCGATAACCCATTTGGCCCGGCTAGAGAGAGGCCACTCCGAGCGATGGATCAGCCAGAGCGTGTCTTTAACCAACACAGGCCCATCGATTACTTGGATGCTTTCAGGGCGTTGGAAGGCCAAGCGGGCGTAACGGGGCAAAATTGTGAATCCCAGCCCTCGCGCCACAGGTTCCAGGATCATACTTATCTGGTTGGTAAATCCGTGAGAGGGAATGCTGTCAATTCCCTTCTCGCCTGGGTAGTAGCGGCTAAGTAGACGGCTTCCCATGGCACGAGCATCCGGGTGGTCAATGAAGCCGATGCGCGCTAGGTCCTCCCAGCTGTTGATACGCTCTGACGCTGGTGCCACAAGCTCTAGCGGTTCCTCGGTAAAGCGACTCACGCTAATGCGCTGATCATCAGGCTTGAGGGCTGTTAGACCTAGTTCGTAGCGGTTCTCCAGGACGGCTTGGAGTATTTCATTATCAGGGGCAAAGCGCTGACGCATGATAAGCCCCGGGTTTTCTTGCTGTAATGCCAGCATCATTGGATGCAAGACCAAGCCTATGCTGCCAGGACAGATCAGCCCGATTTCTCCATAGGTATCGTCTGCCTCTGACAGCTTTCTGCGAAGCCGCTGATCGGCGGCGCCGACCTCCCTGCAGTAGTCCAACAGTGCATGACCAGCGGGTGTGAGCTCAAGTTGTCGAGGGCGACGTATCAGCAAGGGCCCAAGCTGTTCTTCCAGCTTCCTCACGTGCTGACTGACCGCGGCCTGGGTCAGGTCGAGATGCTCGGCACAGCGTGTGAAACTGCCTTGATCCCTCAGGGCCAAGAAGGTGCGCAGCCATTGTGGATTTAGCATAATGATATCTTATGGTTTCAATAACTTTCTTGTTGTTTTAATTATAGGCTTGCCTCCCTAGACTGGCCACTGATCAAACATCAGGAGATACAGTCATGTCGCAGGCTTATCCGAGAAGCTTTTCCCATATCGGTCTTTCTGTTACCGATCTGGATGCCGCAGTGAAATTCTACACAGAGGTGATGGGTTGGTATCTCATCATGCCACCAACCACTATCAGTGAGGACGACTCAGCGATTGGGGTCATGTGCAGCGACGTATTCGGTGCCGGCTGGGGCTCATTCCGGATTGCTCATCTATCAACCAGTGACAGGGTTGGTGTGGAGATCTTTGAGTTTAAAAATGCCGAAAAGCCTGAAAACAACTTTGAGTATTGGAAAACAGGTGTTTTCCACTTCTGTGTTCAGGACCCAGATGTTGAGGGTTTGGCGGCTAAGGTTGTCGCGGCTGGTGGAAAGCAGCGCATGCCGGTACGCGAATATTTTCCCGGTGAAAAGCCGTATCGCATGGTTTACATGGAAGACCCCTTCGGCAACATCCTTGAGATCTACAGCCACAGCTATGAGTTGATTTATTCGGCTGGCGCCTACGAGTGAAGCCCTTCAGTTCTACGGGCGCATCACTTCTGGCTGTGCCGGTGCCGCGTTGATCAGGGCGTGCGGGATAGCATGGCTCTCTGGCTAAAGCTCTCCCCGCGTAGGCCCAATGCAATCGGAGAAAAACATGCCTTGTAAGCCATTCATTGCTGCCTTGCACCGCTCAAACAGCATTTTGATTTAATGCCTAAGTTGCCGAAGCCTGTAAGAAATCGATCTAGAGGTGCTTCTAGTTTTATTAAAAAAAGGGAGCGCACGCCTCGAGGCGATTACTCCCTAGGAGAAAGGGTTGTCAGTTCGAGATGAGAAAACAGGCTAATTGAGCTTCGCGTAAATTTTGGCGTGGGGGCCGTTCTGCTGAGCTTGCCATGCATCTGACGTATCGGAGAAAGAGAACTCCGAGTAGTCCACGGTGATGTTTTGCTCTTGAGAGATTTTCAGCAGTCGCTGCCAAATTTTCTGGCGGTCTGCAGGCGGCCTTTGTCCGGTGCCGATGCATGACAGAGTTTTGAATAACAGGTCAGCGATATCCAAATTGATCTGGCGGCCGGCACCCGTTCCTATCGTCATTATTCGTGCGCCCCAGCGACAGGCCTTTAATGCGTAAAGTAATGGCTGGCCACATACTAAATCCAACACTACATCGTAGCCTTCACCAGCCTCGCTCTTCAGGGCTTGTACATCGCTTTCATCGCCTTTAAGGCAGACGACGCTATCGGCAATTCCGCGCTCGGTGAGTCTTGCCAGGGCTTCGGCGCTGCGCCCGGCAGCAACCACTTTTCCTGCACCGAGGTAACGCGCAAGTTGCAGAGCTATCTGCCCCAGCGTTCCTGTCCCGCCAAGTATCAGAACGGTCTCACCCTGCTTGATGTTCGCTGCTTCGAGAGGAACGAGGGCGCCTGTGGCCGCTATGCCCATGGTGATAGCGGTACGGTCATCGATGTGGTCAGGTACCTCCCAAACTTCTTCTGCTGGAACCAGAGTTTTTTCCGCCCAAGCGCCAAAAGGTAATACCGACCGTTCA
This region includes:
- a CDS encoding acyl-CoA synthetase, whose product is MATRCLADIHTIEQVPLASRNLPASTYAALRAAADRHPAALALRFVPDVRDLQASHAWSYSELLAEITRVANTLNAIALGKDDVVAFLLPNLPETHFVIWGGEAAGVVMAVNPLLEAEQIAKLLRAANARVVVTLAPTPGTDLWEKISSIADDLPSVSHYFWVSMAPYVAPAQREALQQLGEQRRAEHAALDIRWLHHSMQAQAADALDSGRDIQGSDLSSLFCTGGTTGLPKIARRTHASEVFNAWAMSENLQPQAQGQVYFCGLPLFHVNGQLVTGLMPWMRGDSVLIGSAKGYRGDGVLENFWALVERYRVSFFSGVPTVYSSLLQYPVGGRDIGSLKYALCGAAPMPVALFNTFEQVTGVRILEGYGLTEGACVSSSNPADGERRVGSIGLRLAYQHMRAVVLDDEGGYLRDAPTNEAGLLVIRGPNVFAGYIEAAHNQSVWIEIDGEQWLNTGDLGRQDADGYFWLTGRKKELIIRGGHNIDPGQIESVLQSHPDVGLCAAVGSPDAHAGEVPVAYVQLRVGAVVSEAQLQAFASEHISERAAVPKRIHVVEALPTTAVGKLFKPALQQQEIRNTLQAEVERAGLRNLGFDVVQDASRGLLARIDGQVSAAFREAIERYAFKVEWID
- a CDS encoding DUF1302 domain-containing protein; its protein translation is MNTRTICAFPVFLGLCGVFATPAFALNFTLGEVEGQLDSVLSIGSSWSTQSREQELLASSGDDGRRNFDKGDAFSTVFKGIHDLDLRYHDSGVLVRGRYWYDFELADGDHPFKEISDDGRANMAQSSGFQLLDAFFYHNYQVGDLGGTVRIGRQVINWGESTFIRGGINGMNPVDISALRQPGAEIKEGLLPANTFFISQALTDSFTLDAFYQFEWQKTVVDNCGTFFAANDFVADGCGGATVGPVLDQNAIAQAALSPFGVNLTSEGVEIKRMRDKEPRDSGQFGVAGRWYVGSLDAEIGAYFANYHSKQPYVSSRFSPNVEDTAFVPQLCANVGLAGPACGALMGSQLGPALVAAYRMGTAGYYIDYPEDIRLYGLSFSTALDIGTSLAGEISYRPNMPIQLNSVDQTIAAVGIPANTPLLSSGEYTATNNGFFNGYQRKEVTQAQMTAIHMFDRVMGADRFTLIAEAGATYVGGLEGKGGLRYGRANTFGQGELYPDNSLCGGPHCNDEGFVTDFSAGYRMRGVWDYSSLIAGVELRPSVTWSHDVYGYAPSPGFEEGARAIALGVDATYLNQYGAGISYTNFFGGKYNTAVDRDFLSLSFSVSF
- a CDS encoding DUF1329 domain-containing protein, translated to MKTRISLLSVLALALAAAQANAAVSADEAAQLGASLTPTGAERAGNADGSIPEWTGGLPENAGSVDAAGRPANPYANEQPLFVITAANMDQYQALLSDGHKAMLRRYTDSFRLPVYASHRSAALPQSVYDAIAQNAVKTTMVDGGAGLKNFSIATPFPIPKAAKEVVWNHIGRYRGGSARRQVIQTAPLVDGTFVPVLMQQQFSYRDQLKDFDPANPDNVLYYFMQEIKSPARLSGSIVLVHETLDQVKEPRRAWLYNAGQRRVRRAPQVSYDGPTPATDGQRVADNLDMFNGAMDKYDWELKGKREVLMPYNNFQIDSPSLSYDDLIQPGHLNPDALRYEQHRVWVVEATLKPDERHIYAKRVFYIDEDTWQISLAEQYDARGQLWRVSEGFMIPLYDRKIPWLAAESISDLLNGRYSVFGLRNEINSPIEFGFTASSSEYTPNALRNSGVR
- a CDS encoding arylsulfatase, translating into MFRFCALSRGCLKLSILLLCTLTAVTAQARSEKPNVLFIVADDLGFSDISPFGGSEIHTPNLQRLAEQGVAFTNFHTLPTCAPTRSVLLTGADNHLAGKGAQVITPEQQGHDGYEGHLNDRVVTLAEVLGKAGYRTYFSGKWHLGDEPEYAPFNRGFQESFALLPGGASHYADMRPLHPAEPVVYTRNGKIVDSLPADFYSTRNYTDYLIDWLQRDAASDQPFFAYLAYTAPHDPLQAPEEYIRKYDGVYDEGYGKLRAERYERLKALGVFADVPLPPWPELIAEWDSLPESEKALRRRDMQIYAAMIDYMDEQIGRVLDVLQQQGQLDNTLIVFLSDNGANGTPPKIYPAHTRAFHESFDNSLENRGAPGSFASQGPGWATASGGGLNLFKYFVYEGGIRTPAIMVLPGAQQAGIRSAAFTHVRDIVPTVLDAVHLVHPGQQDSSLAPLEGRTLLPLLRGKTASTTPYEVGYELHGSRAYIRDNWKVVQSAIPAGTGQWQLFDLSSDPAEVNDLAGEYPERLAELKRAQAAYEQKNGVIYSPPGFISKAQMLSAILLCLLAAGALLQILLQLRTGSTRSVLRLLSAGIRIALSAALLMDWRIGLFYLLCGLQLIDLLMALRGQRWLRALLGGGLLLLVVALVCLLHSGLGLWVLLQDY